A region from the Corallococcus caeni genome encodes:
- a CDS encoding STM4014 family protein, whose protein sequence is MPSAAPPFLIIGNPGNRRITLFQEALVRAGLPAAHVVAWEQVARAPDVLLELPDTERLVRIDAAGEDAAVERAFLQRGYSDALGTGCDTVTPEALDALPDEHGRVLCPRQHHLGFLRVLEDLSARFALRPRWRVLSAPGAIADLFDKRTTSRRYAGLGIPVPPFLDVAPGTTPEALRHALREAGFREAFVKLSCGSSASCLAVYRPGRTEGAGGSLLTSLHRGATGWFNSLKVRRVTDAREVDAVLAFLLREGSQVEESRPKARLGGDVFDCRVLTVRGEPAFTVVRQSRLPITNLHLGGYRGDLDAFHAAVPPRELEAAMESCRAVARAHDCLHVGIDLMFEDFFHGHRVLEANAFGDLLPGLTRDGLSVYDWELREALR, encoded by the coding sequence ATGCCGTCCGCCGCGCCGCCGTTCCTGATCATCGGCAACCCCGGGAACCGGCGCATCACGCTCTTCCAGGAGGCCCTGGTCCGCGCGGGCCTTCCCGCCGCGCACGTGGTGGCGTGGGAGCAGGTGGCCCGCGCCCCGGACGTCCTCCTGGAGCTGCCCGACACGGAGCGCCTCGTCCGCATCGACGCGGCGGGGGAGGACGCGGCCGTGGAGCGGGCCTTCCTCCAGCGCGGTTACTCGGATGCGCTCGGCACCGGCTGCGACACCGTGACGCCCGAGGCGCTGGACGCGCTGCCGGATGAACATGGCCGCGTGCTGTGCCCCCGGCAGCACCACCTGGGCTTCCTGCGCGTGCTGGAGGACCTGTCCGCCCGGTTCGCCCTGCGTCCCCGCTGGCGCGTGCTGTCCGCACCGGGCGCCATCGCGGACCTGTTCGACAAGCGGACCACGTCGCGCCGGTACGCGGGCCTGGGCATCCCCGTGCCGCCGTTCCTGGACGTGGCCCCGGGCACCACGCCGGAGGCCCTGCGCCACGCCCTGCGCGAAGCCGGCTTCCGCGAGGCCTTCGTGAAGCTGTCCTGCGGCTCCTCCGCGTCCTGCCTCGCGGTGTACCGCCCGGGCCGGACGGAGGGCGCCGGGGGCTCGCTGCTCACCAGCCTGCACCGGGGCGCCACCGGCTGGTTCAACTCCCTCAAGGTGCGCCGCGTGACGGACGCGCGCGAGGTGGACGCGGTGCTGGCCTTCCTCCTGCGGGAGGGCTCGCAGGTGGAGGAGTCCCGGCCCAAGGCGCGGCTGGGAGGGGACGTGTTCGACTGCCGCGTCCTCACCGTGCGCGGCGAGCCCGCCTTCACCGTCGTGCGCCAGAGCCGCCTGCCCATCACCAACCTGCACCTGGGCGGCTACCGGGGAGACCTGGACGCGTTCCACGCGGCGGTGCCACCGCGCGAGCTGGAGGCCGCGATGGAGAGTTGCCGCGCCGTGGCCCGCGCGCACGACTGCCTCCACGTGGGCATCGACCTGATGTTCGAGGACTTCTTCCACGGCCACCGCGTGTTGGAGGCGAACGCCTTCGGGGACCTGCTCCCCGGCCTCACGCGCGACGGCCTGTCCGTCTACGACTGGGAGCTCCGCGAAGCGCTGCGCTGA
- a CDS encoding STM4011 family radical SAM protein produces MKLTVLYRGPLSGCNYGCEYCPFGKWKQSEEELTKDRADLERFLQWVESRTQDTVSVFFTPWGEALIWPWYQQALARLTHLPHVERAAVQTNLSCRLDWLTDCRTEKLGIWATYHPEWMKRSRFLAQCERLSEHGVRHSAGMVGFRRFADEAEALRRELPEDTYLWINAVKDGLDAYTPEDVERFTRIDPLFPVNNTRHPSRGRACRGGESVLSVDGDGTAYRCHFIKEPLGNLYAPDFDAALKPRPCSKDTCGCHIGYVHLEYLELDRVFGSGLLERVPATRLWTGGAQRSASRSSQS; encoded by the coding sequence ATGAAGCTCACCGTGCTCTACCGGGGCCCGCTGTCCGGCTGCAACTACGGCTGCGAGTACTGCCCCTTCGGCAAGTGGAAGCAGAGCGAGGAGGAGCTCACGAAGGACCGCGCGGACCTGGAGCGGTTCCTCCAGTGGGTGGAGTCGCGCACCCAGGACACCGTGTCCGTGTTCTTCACGCCGTGGGGCGAGGCGCTCATCTGGCCCTGGTACCAGCAGGCCCTGGCGCGGCTGACGCACCTGCCCCACGTGGAGCGCGCGGCGGTGCAGACGAACCTCTCCTGCCGGCTGGACTGGCTCACCGACTGCCGCACGGAGAAGCTGGGCATCTGGGCCACGTACCATCCGGAGTGGATGAAGCGCTCGCGCTTCCTGGCGCAGTGCGAGCGGCTGTCGGAGCACGGCGTGCGCCACAGCGCGGGCATGGTGGGCTTCCGGCGCTTCGCGGACGAGGCGGAGGCCCTGCGCCGCGAGCTCCCCGAGGACACGTACCTGTGGATCAACGCGGTGAAGGACGGCCTGGACGCGTACACGCCCGAGGACGTGGAGCGCTTCACGCGCATCGACCCGCTGTTCCCGGTGAACAACACCCGCCATCCCAGCCGGGGCCGCGCCTGCCGTGGCGGCGAGTCCGTGCTGTCCGTGGACGGTGACGGCACCGCGTACCGGTGCCACTTCATCAAGGAGCCGCTGGGCAACCTCTACGCGCCGGACTTCGACGCGGCGCTCAAGCCGCGCCCGTGCTCGAAGGACACGTGCGGCTGCCACATCGGCTACGTGCACCTGGAGTACCTGGAGCTGGATCGCGTGTTCGGCTCCGGGCTGCTGGAGCGCGTGCCGGCGACGCGGCTGTGGACCGGCGGAGCTCAGCGCAGCGCTTCGCGGAGCTCCCAGTCGTAG
- a CDS encoding STM4012 family radical SAM protein: protein MTRLESMLEGTPYVAYLYGYPHKTAYRPLTPALPLEDVWAKERRDALFLYLHVPFCEMRCGFCNLFTAAGPREDVVAAWLAALKREARRVKDALGPSTFARAAIGGGTPTLLDVAGLETVFDLAAELGVDPRDVPMSVEVSPETVDAAKVALLKARGVDRVSMGVQSFLEAEVAAVKRPQKTAQVEATLDLLRSAGFPTLNLDLIYGIEGQTVETFQHSLEAALRYAPEELYLYPLYVRPLTFLGKKSRAWDDLRLSLYRTGRDFLLSRGYTQVSMRMFRAAHAPAARGAVYRCQEDGMVGLGVGARSYAGAVHYSSEYAVASREVRGIIQAYVERDAASFGEVRYGFVLDAAEQRHRHLVLSLLAEGVDPGVYRQRFGTEAKADFPMLAELEAHGLARDVDGVFQLTAAGVERSDLIGPWLDSEAVRARMAEYAWR from the coding sequence ATGACGCGCCTGGAGTCGATGCTCGAAGGGACGCCGTACGTGGCGTACCTCTACGGCTACCCGCACAAGACGGCCTACCGCCCGCTCACGCCCGCGCTGCCGCTGGAGGACGTCTGGGCGAAGGAGCGGCGGGACGCGCTGTTCCTCTACCTGCACGTGCCCTTCTGCGAGATGCGCTGCGGGTTCTGCAACCTCTTCACCGCCGCGGGCCCCAGGGAGGACGTCGTCGCAGCGTGGCTCGCCGCGCTGAAGCGGGAGGCCCGCAGGGTGAAGGACGCGCTGGGGCCGTCCACGTTCGCGCGCGCCGCCATCGGTGGCGGCACCCCCACCCTGCTGGACGTCGCGGGGCTGGAGACGGTGTTCGACCTGGCGGCGGAGCTGGGCGTGGACCCGCGCGACGTGCCCATGTCCGTGGAGGTGTCGCCGGAGACGGTGGACGCGGCCAAGGTCGCGCTCTTGAAGGCCCGGGGCGTGGACCGGGTGAGCATGGGCGTGCAGAGCTTCCTGGAGGCGGAGGTCGCCGCGGTGAAGCGGCCGCAGAAGACGGCGCAGGTGGAGGCCACGCTGGACCTGCTGCGGAGCGCGGGCTTCCCCACGCTCAACCTGGACCTCATCTACGGCATCGAGGGCCAGACGGTGGAGACGTTCCAGCACTCGCTGGAGGCCGCGCTGCGGTACGCGCCGGAGGAGCTGTACCTCTACCCGCTCTACGTGCGGCCCCTCACCTTCCTGGGCAAGAAGTCGCGCGCGTGGGACGACCTGCGGCTGTCGCTCTACCGGACCGGCCGGGACTTCCTCCTGTCGCGCGGCTACACGCAGGTGTCCATGCGGATGTTCCGCGCGGCGCACGCCCCGGCCGCTCGCGGCGCGGTGTACCGCTGCCAGGAGGACGGCATGGTGGGCCTGGGCGTGGGGGCGCGCTCCTACGCGGGCGCGGTGCACTACTCGTCCGAGTACGCCGTGGCCTCGCGCGAGGTGCGCGGCATCATCCAGGCCTACGTCGAACGGGACGCGGCCTCGTTCGGCGAGGTGCGCTACGGCTTCGTGCTGGACGCGGCCGAGCAGCGGCACCGGCACCTGGTGCTGTCGCTGCTCGCCGAGGGCGTGGACCCGGGCGTGTACCGCCAGCGCTTCGGCACGGAGGCGAAGGCGGACTTCCCGATGCTCGCGGAGCTGGAGGCGCACGGGCTGGCGCGCGACGTGGACGGCGTGTTCCAGCTCACGGCGGCGGGCGTGGAGCGCTCGGACCTGATCGGCCCGTGGCTGGACTCCGAGGCCGTGCGCGCGCGCATGGCGGAGTACGCCTGGCGATGA
- a CDS encoding STM4013/SEN3800 family hydrolase, translated as MHDLNALVGTHDLLFLTLDTLRYDVAREALEAGRTPTLAALLPGGRWEERHSPASFTYAAHQAFFAGFLPTPVTPGRHPRPFALRFEGSETTGPGTCVLDAPDLVTGLAGRGYHTVCIGGTGFFNQRNPLGRVLPGLFSEAHWAPELGVTDPQSTENQASLAVKILGALPREQRVFLFINVSALHQPNRHYVPGATEDSKATQAAALAYVDGQLGPLFQALRRRGPAFCIVCSDHGTAYGEDGYTGHRLGHPVVWTVPYGQFVLPVDSAP; from the coding sequence ATGCATGACCTGAACGCGTTGGTCGGCACGCACGACCTGCTCTTCCTCACGCTGGACACGCTCCGCTACGACGTGGCCCGCGAAGCGCTGGAGGCGGGCCGCACCCCCACCCTGGCCGCGCTGCTGCCCGGCGGCCGGTGGGAGGAGCGCCACAGCCCGGCGAGCTTCACCTACGCCGCGCATCAGGCCTTCTTCGCGGGCTTCCTCCCCACCCCCGTCACCCCGGGCCGCCATCCGCGCCCCTTCGCCCTGCGCTTCGAGGGCAGCGAGACGACCGGCCCCGGCACCTGCGTGCTGGACGCGCCGGACCTCGTCACCGGGCTGGCCGGGCGCGGCTATCACACGGTGTGCATTGGCGGGACGGGCTTCTTCAACCAGAGAAACCCCCTGGGCCGCGTGCTCCCGGGCCTCTTCTCCGAGGCGCACTGGGCCCCGGAGCTGGGCGTCACCGACCCCCAATCCACGGAAAATCAGGCATCACTGGCAGTGAAAATCCTGGGCGCGCTGCCCCGGGAGCAGCGGGTGTTCCTGTTCATCAACGTCTCCGCGCTGCACCAGCCCAACCGGCACTACGTGCCCGGGGCGACGGAGGACTCGAAGGCGACGCAGGCGGCGGCCCTGGCGTACGTGGACGGCCAGCTGGGGCCCCTGTTCCAGGCGCTGCGCCGGCGCGGTCCGGCCTTCTGCATCGTGTGCTCGGACCATGGGACGGCGTACGGCGAGGACGGCTACACGGGGCACCGGCTGGGGCACCCGGTGGTGTGGACGGTGCCCTATGGCCAGTTCGTGCTGCCGGTAGACTCCGCGCCATGA
- a CDS encoding S8 family serine peptidase — translation MQNMRKRFSTSRGGWRPVTALVLGCTLAVPAGALAAERTPSVATRAPAAPGAAVAKALQAGGTTLATPAGLVFHQTARPVSALRTLDVVQGSGVQLHVWRERQADGTERAFSAYTRGGTEQLGRVQQEEYLIRLAEASFDPLARTAPLLGNALVADRDNTLSLVQFHATPLPEYQETIENAGGKVLRFLSDHTYLVEMPAEVRARVAQLPAVRWVGDYHPEWRLEPVLRDALLGRSAALAPQRYSIMLGERGAARQARVTALVERLGGKVDLVEPGGLRVEATLDQAQLAQLVRANEVQFIDRWGGPGEVDMDIVRATGGANYIETLRGWNGQGVRGEVFDTELRTTHREWPTAPIIHSVGTSSGSLHGTSCYSHNFASGVDPLARGLLPGGQGIFFLYSESTQFGGTKSRYTANQELINPSGPYRAVFQTSSVGSTLTTSYTTISAEVDDYLFKAPLLSTQSQSNSGTRNSRPQAWAKNIVSVGGIRHYNTQTRTDDSWSSGASIGPAADGRIKPDLAFYYDSIRGASGSSDSSYTEFSGTSSATPQTSGHFGLLHQMWHQGVWAGHGGKADVFTSRPQMATAKALMINGAARYNWLAGGANADIDRNKQGWGTSDLKRLYDRAAKTFVVDETDVLTPLATKTYTFTVASGEPELNVTMAYTDPMGTVGAARARINDLSLRVTAPNGTVYWGNNGLTAGNVSTAGGVSNKVDTVENVFLANPAAGTWKVEVLADELVQDARTETTAVDADYALVVSGVQLTAKVP, via the coding sequence ATGCAGAACATGCGGAAGCGGTTCTCGACGTCTCGTGGTGGCTGGCGGCCGGTGACGGCGCTGGTGCTGGGCTGCACCCTGGCGGTTCCGGCCGGAGCGCTCGCTGCGGAGCGCACCCCTTCAGTGGCCACGCGGGCTCCGGCGGCGCCGGGCGCGGCGGTGGCGAAGGCGCTCCAGGCGGGGGGCACCACGCTGGCGACGCCGGCGGGGCTGGTGTTCCACCAGACGGCGCGGCCGGTCAGCGCCCTGCGTACGCTGGACGTGGTGCAGGGTAGCGGCGTGCAGCTGCACGTCTGGCGTGAGCGCCAGGCGGACGGCACGGAGCGCGCCTTCTCCGCGTACACGCGCGGCGGCACGGAGCAGCTGGGCCGCGTGCAGCAGGAGGAGTACCTCATCCGGCTGGCGGAGGCGTCGTTCGACCCGCTGGCGCGCACCGCGCCGCTGCTGGGCAACGCGCTGGTGGCGGACCGGGACAACACGCTGTCGCTGGTGCAGTTCCACGCCACGCCGCTGCCGGAGTACCAGGAGACCATCGAGAACGCGGGCGGCAAGGTGCTGCGCTTCCTGTCGGACCACACGTACCTGGTGGAGATGCCGGCGGAGGTTCGCGCGCGCGTGGCCCAGCTCCCCGCCGTGCGCTGGGTGGGGGACTACCACCCGGAATGGCGCCTGGAGCCGGTGCTGCGCGACGCGCTGCTCGGACGCTCGGCGGCGCTCGCGCCCCAGCGCTACTCCATCATGCTGGGCGAGCGCGGCGCGGCGCGGCAGGCCCGCGTGACGGCGCTGGTGGAGCGGCTGGGCGGCAAGGTGGACCTGGTGGAGCCGGGCGGCCTGCGCGTGGAGGCGACGCTCGACCAAGCGCAGCTGGCGCAGCTGGTGCGCGCCAACGAGGTGCAGTTCATCGACCGCTGGGGTGGCCCCGGCGAGGTGGACATGGACATCGTGCGCGCGACGGGCGGCGCCAACTACATCGAGACGCTCAGGGGCTGGAACGGGCAGGGCGTGCGCGGTGAGGTCTTCGACACCGAGCTGCGCACCACCCACCGCGAGTGGCCCACCGCGCCCATCATCCACAGCGTGGGCACGTCCTCCGGTTCGCTGCACGGCACGAGCTGCTACAGCCACAACTTCGCCAGTGGCGTGGATCCGCTGGCCAGGGGCCTGCTGCCGGGCGGGCAGGGCATCTTCTTCCTCTACTCGGAGTCCACGCAGTTCGGCGGCACCAAGTCCCGCTACACGGCGAACCAGGAGCTGATCAACCCGAGCGGCCCCTACCGCGCGGTGTTCCAGACCTCCAGCGTGGGCAGCACGCTGACGACGTCGTACACGACCATCTCCGCGGAGGTGGACGACTACCTCTTCAAGGCGCCGCTCCTGAGCACGCAGTCGCAGAGCAACAGCGGCACGCGCAACTCGCGTCCGCAGGCGTGGGCGAAGAACATCGTCTCCGTGGGCGGCATCCGGCACTACAACACGCAGACCCGCACGGATGACAGCTGGTCCTCGGGCGCGAGCATCGGCCCGGCGGCGGACGGCCGCATCAAGCCGGACCTGGCCTTCTACTACGACAGCATCCGGGGCGCGTCCGGCTCCTCCGACAGCAGCTACACGGAGTTCAGCGGCACCAGCTCCGCGACGCCCCAGACGTCCGGCCACTTCGGCCTCTTGCACCAGATGTGGCACCAGGGGGTGTGGGCCGGCCACGGCGGCAAGGCGGACGTCTTCACCAGCCGCCCGCAGATGGCCACCGCCAAGGCGCTGATGATCAACGGCGCGGCCAGGTACAACTGGCTGGCGGGCGGCGCCAACGCGGACATCGACCGCAACAAGCAGGGCTGGGGAACGTCCGACCTGAAGCGCCTGTACGACCGCGCCGCGAAGACGTTCGTCGTCGACGAGACGGACGTCCTCACGCCGCTCGCCACCAAGACGTACACCTTCACCGTGGCCAGCGGTGAGCCGGAGCTCAACGTCACGATGGCCTACACGGACCCCATGGGCACTGTGGGCGCGGCCCGGGCGCGCATCAACGACCTGTCCCTGCGCGTGACGGCGCCCAACGGCACCGTGTACTGGGGCAACAACGGGCTGACGGCGGGCAACGTGTCCACGGCCGGAGGCGTGTCCAACAAGGTCGACACCGTGGAGAACGTCTTCCTCGCGAACCCCGCCGCGGGCACGTGGAAGGTGGAGGTCCTGGCGGACGAGCTGGTCCAGGACGCTCGCACGGAGACCACGGCGGTGGACGCCGACTACGCCCTGGTGGTGAGCGGCGTGCAGCTCACCGCGAAGGTGCCGTAG
- a CDS encoding CBS domain-containing protein — protein MSPISQRLDIWNAMLSRGEVPSTTGRELLTLFGAKRRGWRVVAWIRDELFARSLVTEPDFDEVWVDVPLLVKRAQSTTAVSSPSGSTQGAGPVTVGPGATGSAPVAQTLPKQKATDPIRRISLLRAANKTVVSVPPNTSLKAATTIMMLNDFSQLPVIQNERDCKGAVTWQSIATATAMGKECRTVNDCMVPCEEVASNASLLEAIQKVAAKEFALVRGLDRRFQGIVTVVDLSLQFRALSEPFLLLEQIENLLRSLIRECFTVEEMRKAKHEADTSRKVDDVSDLTFGEYVNLLEHREAWPKLKVSFERDSFIAKMKEVRDLRNDIMHFDPDPLEDDDITLLRNFAGFLERVAR, from the coding sequence GTGTCTCCCATCTCCCAGAGGCTCGATATTTGGAACGCGATGCTCTCGCGTGGCGAGGTGCCATCGACTACCGGACGTGAATTATTAACGCTGTTCGGAGCTAAGCGTCGTGGCTGGCGGGTTGTCGCCTGGATTCGTGACGAACTCTTCGCGCGAAGCTTGGTGACAGAGCCGGATTTTGACGAGGTGTGGGTCGATGTCCCGCTGCTAGTCAAACGGGCGCAGAGTACGACGGCAGTCTCATCTCCCTCTGGGTCGACGCAGGGTGCTGGGCCAGTCACCGTCGGGCCGGGCGCAACTGGGTCCGCACCTGTAGCTCAGACGCTACCGAAGCAGAAAGCGACTGATCCAATCCGTCGGATCAGTCTGTTGCGCGCCGCGAACAAAACGGTCGTTTCCGTTCCGCCGAACACGTCACTCAAGGCGGCGACGACAATCATGATGCTCAACGACTTCTCCCAGCTGCCGGTAATTCAGAACGAGCGCGATTGTAAGGGAGCTGTGACGTGGCAGAGCATCGCTACGGCGACAGCAATGGGCAAGGAATGTAGAACGGTGAATGACTGCATGGTGCCTTGCGAAGAGGTCGCTTCGAATGCGTCCCTGTTGGAGGCTATTCAGAAAGTCGCCGCGAAGGAGTTCGCGCTCGTTCGAGGACTGGACAGGCGCTTTCAAGGGATTGTGACGGTCGTGGACCTAAGCCTCCAGTTCCGTGCGCTCAGCGAGCCATTCCTCCTGCTTGAGCAGATCGAGAACCTCCTCCGCTCCCTGATCCGCGAATGCTTCACAGTCGAGGAGATGCGTAAGGCGAAACATGAGGCCGACACATCCCGTAAGGTTGACGATGTTTCCGATTTGACCTTCGGCGAGTACGTGAATCTCCTAGAGCACCGCGAGGCGTGGCCAAAACTGAAGGTGTCCTTTGAGAGGGACTCCTTCATCGCGAAGATGAAAGAAGTACGTGACCTCCGGAACGACATCATGCACTTCGACCCGGACCCGCTTGAGGACGACGACATCACGTTGCTGCGGAACTTCGCGGGATTTCTCGAGAGGGTAGCCAGGTAA
- a CDS encoding peroxiredoxin: MAKMLKEGDSVPDVTLRGPGDVPVRLRDLLGDKAMVIYFYPRDDSPGCTVQACTLRDQYQDFTDAGADVVGISSDSAESHEKFVAKHRLPFRLLSDPDGAARKAFGVGTNFLGLLPGRVTFVADKGGTIRYAFDSQIQVKKHAELALDVVRSLTGQGAAPTRPA, from the coding sequence ATGGCCAAGATGCTGAAAGAAGGGGATTCGGTTCCGGACGTCACACTGCGGGGGCCGGGCGACGTGCCGGTGCGCCTGCGCGACCTGCTGGGTGACAAGGCGATGGTCATCTACTTCTACCCTCGGGACGACTCCCCGGGATGTACGGTCCAGGCCTGCACCCTGAGGGATCAGTACCAGGACTTCACCGACGCGGGCGCGGACGTGGTGGGCATCAGCAGCGACTCCGCCGAGTCCCACGAGAAGTTCGTCGCCAAGCACCGGCTCCCCTTCCGCCTCCTCAGCGACCCGGATGGCGCGGCGCGCAAGGCCTTCGGGGTGGGCACCAACTTCCTGGGGCTCCTGCCCGGGCGGGTGACGTTCGTCGCCGACAAGGGCGGCACCATCCGCTACGCGTTCGACTCGCAGATCCAGGTGAAGAAGCACGCCGAACTGGCGTTGGATGTCGTCCGGTCGCTCACGGGCCAGGGAGCCGCTCCCACCCGTCCTGCCTGA
- a CDS encoding sigma 54-interacting transcriptional regulator — MASRDLVDTEDSRKGASRAAPADRLYLLLLLGNTSTLVPLPREGSVVIGRAAGADLLVDDASVSRQHARVGVAQGEAFIADLGSHNGVRVNGERVQGTRPLDGGDVVTLGNVTLVFHQGERPLPERRALEAEGLRARLSEELDRVRGSGLAVSVLALEVESARVPQVELVRALYGALRLMDAVGQVGGTLVGVLPDLSGEEAEAAAAHLVSVLTPLAGRVRAGLASAPGDGMQGDALLGAARAAALAAAPGETRVSGPAMYRLALGERSVVVADAALMRLFELLRRLAVSPLPVLIHGETGAGKENAAWAVHHWSSRSAQPFVPLNCAALPESLVEAELFGHERGAFSGADRARAGLLERASGGTLFLDEVAELSLPIQAKLLRALDQQVITRLGDSRERPVDLRVVAATHRVLADEVKAGRFRQDLFFRLSAAVVVLPPLRDRPRELPLLARAFMDDACARAGRPPLHLSAATMEVLGAHPWPGNVRELKNAVEYAVATSPGPVVEPSHLPESLRSNVDAPPEPEAARTAGGAETPKVFQNLAEELRTLERQRMQEALEATGGVQTRAAQLIGMPLRTFAFKLKQHRIAPSRGRGAAGE, encoded by the coding sequence ATGGCGTCACGCGACCTTGTGGACACCGAGGACTCCCGCAAGGGGGCCTCCCGCGCCGCCCCGGCGGACCGGCTGTACCTGCTGCTGTTGCTGGGCAACACCTCCACGCTGGTGCCGCTGCCCCGGGAGGGGTCGGTGGTGATTGGCCGCGCGGCGGGGGCGGACCTCCTGGTGGACGACGCGTCGGTAAGCCGCCAGCACGCGCGGGTGGGGGTGGCGCAGGGCGAGGCCTTCATCGCGGACCTGGGCAGCCACAACGGCGTGCGCGTCAACGGCGAGCGGGTCCAGGGCACCCGGCCGCTGGACGGCGGCGACGTGGTGACGCTGGGCAACGTGACGCTGGTGTTCCACCAGGGCGAGCGGCCCCTGCCGGAGCGGCGGGCGCTGGAGGCGGAAGGGCTGCGCGCGCGGCTCTCCGAGGAGCTGGACCGGGTGCGCGGCTCGGGCCTGGCGGTGAGCGTGCTCGCGCTGGAGGTGGAGTCGGCCCGGGTGCCGCAGGTGGAGCTGGTGCGGGCGCTGTACGGCGCGCTGCGGTTGATGGACGCGGTGGGACAGGTGGGGGGCACGCTGGTGGGGGTGCTGCCGGACCTGTCTGGCGAGGAGGCGGAGGCCGCCGCGGCGCACCTGGTGTCGGTGCTCACGCCGCTGGCCGGGCGGGTGCGGGCGGGGCTGGCTTCGGCGCCGGGGGACGGGATGCAGGGGGACGCGCTGCTGGGCGCCGCGAGGGCCGCGGCGCTGGCGGCGGCGCCGGGAGAGACGCGGGTCAGCGGGCCGGCCATGTACCGGCTGGCGCTGGGCGAGCGGTCGGTGGTGGTGGCGGACGCGGCGCTGATGCGGCTGTTCGAATTGCTGCGCAGGCTGGCGGTGAGCCCGCTGCCGGTGCTCATCCACGGCGAGACGGGGGCGGGGAAGGAGAACGCGGCGTGGGCGGTGCATCACTGGTCGTCGCGCTCGGCGCAGCCGTTCGTGCCGCTCAACTGCGCGGCGCTGCCGGAGAGCCTGGTGGAAGCGGAGCTGTTCGGCCACGAGCGGGGCGCGTTCTCCGGCGCGGACCGGGCTCGGGCGGGCCTGCTGGAGCGGGCGAGCGGCGGGACGCTGTTCCTGGATGAGGTGGCGGAGCTGTCGCTGCCCATCCAGGCCAAGCTGCTGCGCGCGTTGGATCAACAGGTCATCACCCGGCTGGGGGATTCGCGCGAGCGGCCCGTGGACCTGCGCGTGGTGGCGGCCACGCACCGGGTGCTGGCGGACGAGGTGAAGGCGGGACGGTTCCGGCAGGACCTGTTCTTCCGCCTGTCCGCGGCGGTGGTGGTGTTGCCGCCGTTGCGAGACAGGCCCCGGGAGCTGCCGCTGCTGGCGCGAGCGTTCATGGACGACGCGTGCGCGAGGGCAGGTCGTCCGCCGCTGCACCTGTCCGCCGCGACCATGGAGGTGCTGGGAGCGCACCCGTGGCCGGGGAACGTGCGCGAGCTGAAGAACGCGGTGGAGTACGCGGTGGCCACGTCGCCGGGGCCGGTGGTGGAGCCTTCACACCTGCCGGAGTCGTTGCGCTCAAACGTGGACGCGCCTCCGGAGCCGGAGGCGGCGCGGACAGCGGGCGGCGCGGAGACACCGAAGGTGTTCCAGAATCTGGCGGAGGAACTGCGGACGCTGGAGCGGCAGCGGATGCAGGAAGCGCTGGAGGCGACGGGCGGGGTGCAGACGCGGGCGGCGCAGCTCATCGGGATGCCGCTGCGCACCTTCGCGTTCAAGCTGAAGCAGCACCGAATCGCGCCCTCGCGAGGCCGGGGCGCGGCGGGTGAATGA